A portion of the Sabethes cyaneus chromosome 3, idSabCyanKW18_F2, whole genome shotgun sequence genome contains these proteins:
- the LOC128741293 gene encoding protein phosphatase 1L: protein MEDELEDKILYQTFFKSHMKLLSKFAVGVSPFNSSVGYVWKVMRVYLLKPEVLIAGLLIFVFVLYLQASEVWSRGFIGRISSSFGLTKGTRAGKLALLTSAAEKHSWEEKGGNSAVYAVQGRRPRMEDRFVIDENLNDTGISLYAIFDGHGGEFAAEYAKAVLVKNLNLKLTQSCTVAAGKPAPPVAPDNIDLKASDCTDDDTDGEINERHKLNSGPAVAATAAPGSPAGSSLTQRRQSFRKSKTEDVIDKSSASNSNANGNNNNNPNSANQKLETDLLNKYMGNASPARQITKESLLNGTSGQQTNQKPKTYDAKCYVSNGSINYGKIITDEVLAADYDLVEMAKRVSNFAGTTALIAVMHNTKLIVANVGDSRGVMCDLKGNAIPLSFDHKPQQVREQKRIADAGGFISFKGVWRVAGILATSRALGDFPLKEKNLVIAEPDILSFDLVYHRPMFLILASDGLWDTFSNEEAVAFIRERLDEPHFGAKSITLQSYNRGSVDNITVLVIVFKNGRYEIGSSNGN from the exons ATGGAAGACGAGCTGGAAGATAAGATTCTCTATCAGACGTTCTTCAAATCGCACATGAAGCTGCTCTCCAAGTTCGCAGTCGGCGTTTCGCCGTTCAACAGTTCGGTCGGCTACGTCTGGAAGGTGATGCGAGTGTATCTGCTCAAGCCGGAAGTGCTGATTGCCGGTCTGTTGATTTTCGTATTCGTACTCTACCTTCAAGCGAGTGAGGTATGGAGCCGAGGCTTTATCGGGCGGATCAGCAGCAGTTTTGGGCTGACCAAGGGTACCCGGGCCGGCAAGCTTGCCCTGCTCACGTCTGCAGCCGAAAAGCACAGCTGGGAGGAGAAAGGTGGTAACAGTGCCGTGTACGCTGTCCAAGGTCGGCGACCGCGCATGGAGGATAG ATTCGTAATCGACGAAAATTTGAATGACACCGGCATATCACTGTACGCTATATTCGACGGACACGGTGGAGAATTCGCGGCTGAATACGCTAAAGCTGTTCTGGTGAAAAATCTCAACCTTAAGTTGACCCAATCGTGCACGGTCGCTGCGGGCAAGCCCGCGCCGCCGGTTGCACCGGACAACATAGATCTTAAGGCTAGCGATTGTACCGACGACGATACTGACGGTGAAATAAACGAACGGCATAAGTTGAATTCCGGACCTGCAGTCGCCGCAACGGCTGCACCCGGTAGCCCTGCTGGCTCCTCACTGACGCAACGGAGACAGAGCTTTCGAAAATCCAAGACTGAAGATGTTATTGACAAATCCAGTGCTAGCAACAGTAACGCTAAtgggaataataataataatccaaATAGTGCAAATCAAAAACTAGAGACGGatctactgaataagtatatgggCAATGCGTCCCCGGCTAGGCAAATTACTAAGGAAAGTTTACTCAATGGAACCAGTGGACAGCAGACCAACCAAAAACCCAAAACGTATGATGCCAAATGCTACGTCTCGAATGGAAGTATTAATTACGGAAAAATAATTACCGATGAGGTGCTGGCCGCAGACTACGATCTGGTAGAGATGGCGAAACGAGTG TCTAACTTTGCCGGCACGACAGCGCTAATAGCCGTAATGCATAACACCAAGCTGATCGTCGCGAACGTCGGCGATTCTCGGGGAGTGATGTGTGATTTAAAAGGAAATGCTATTCCGCTGTCTTTCGATCATAAACCCCAGCAAGTGAGGGAGCAGAAACGAATTGCTGACGCCGGAGGATTCATCTCATTCAAAGGTGTTTGGAGAGTTGCCGGCATTTTAGCTACATCACGAGCGCTTGGTGATTTTCCTCTGAAGGAAAAGAATCTAGTTATAGCTGAACCGGATATACTGTCGTTCGATTTGGTTTATCATCG ACCAATGTTTCTTATTCTGGCGAGCGATGGCTTGTGGGACACCTTCAGCAATGAAGAAGCGGTTGCCTTCATTCGGGAACGACTGGATGAACCGCACTTTGGCGCTAAAAGCATCACACTGCAGTCCTATAACCGTGGTTCTGTGGACAACATAACAGTGCTCGTAATTGTATTTAAAAATGGACGATATGAAATTGGTTCCTCAAATGGGAACTAA